One Fuerstiella marisgermanici DNA window includes the following coding sequences:
- a CDS encoding chemotaxis protein CheB, whose product MTATTPETTVEPSASQPTFIVGIGASAGGLNPIEEFFDHMPVDTGMAFVVVQHLSPDFKSLMDELLARHTRMAIHKVIDSMEVEANSIYLIPPEKNMALSEGRLLLTDQESHRGLNLPIDIFFRSLAKDAAERAIAIVLSGTGSDGSRGIKDVHEAGGIVLAQNAETAGFDGMPRAAMQTGVVDVALAPNDLAVRVIEYSKEKDKVALQRVEGATKLPSGEPGLFSIFNMFRLHHGIDFALYKPATIHRRLERRMQISGFTDLDKYAVHIEEDEEERDYLFRDLLVEVTQFFRDEAAFRRLREDIIPQLVDRSEAGEEIRIWVPGCATGEEAYSMAILFDEAIANANRSQDFKVFATDVHRTSLETASTAVYPIQALEVVPADLQGRYFTKSNGLCHIKREVRQKVIFAANDLTSDPPFTRLDLISCRNVLIYLEPKVQKRVLSLFHFGLKTGGTLFLGPSESVSDLESEFDTIDRHWRIYRKRRDVRLPEATRMPMTPVLSSVVLEKHNGIVASPFKAERAAWVSTAMEDLLTRYVPPSLMINDQQELVHTFGDARKLLVQPEGRPTLDALKMLDGEMRTAVSTALHRARQENQAVTLKGIRREMDNSDEFELYKVKVEPYRKANRNLYLVILEKQQETLAADASIIEELRREDRSDERILQLERELNYTRETLQATVEELESSNEELQATNEELIASNEELQSTNEELHSVNEELYTVNSEHKQKIEELTQLTSDMDNLLKSTDIGTIFLDHEFRIRMYTPAISAAFNVMEQDIGRPIDNIAYKLDSPNLLADAAEVLSTLQAKEVEVQSADGSVYLQRMQPYRTENDAVQGVVLTTTDITALREAEQAQRSMMTQINEELPDFAYAVSHDLQAPLRHISQYSKILDEAAESGQVEQIPKATKVIHDSANAMHTMLGGLLSYSRINSRARPMAPVELSEVLDEAVKSLSGTIEFNQANFMVDKLPVVSGDRAQLQTVFFHLFDNAIKYRSEEQPQVNVSYHRADGFVVISVADNGIGIDERHKDRVFTIFKRLGYKEDAPGIGIGLALCKRIVVRHGGRIWVEPNSPVGSIFKFTLREFAPVPPSAMHSDSDLGT is encoded by the coding sequence ATGACAGCAACCACTCCTGAGACGACCGTTGAACCATCCGCTTCGCAACCAACTTTTATTGTTGGGATTGGAGCGTCGGCTGGCGGGCTGAATCCCATCGAAGAGTTCTTCGACCACATGCCCGTCGACACGGGAATGGCATTTGTGGTGGTCCAGCATCTGTCCCCGGACTTCAAAAGTCTGATGGACGAACTTCTGGCCCGCCATACTCGGATGGCCATTCATAAAGTCATTGATTCGATGGAGGTGGAAGCAAACTCCATCTACCTGATCCCGCCGGAAAAAAACATGGCGCTGTCCGAAGGTCGCCTTCTGTTAACAGACCAGGAAAGCCACCGCGGACTGAATCTCCCCATCGATATCTTCTTTCGGTCACTTGCCAAAGATGCGGCGGAGCGAGCCATCGCCATTGTGCTTTCAGGTACGGGCAGCGATGGTTCGCGTGGGATCAAAGATGTCCACGAAGCCGGTGGTATCGTGCTTGCCCAGAATGCAGAAACCGCTGGCTTCGACGGTATGCCTCGCGCGGCCATGCAGACTGGAGTCGTCGATGTGGCGCTTGCTCCGAATGATCTCGCGGTGCGCGTGATTGAATATTCAAAAGAGAAAGACAAAGTCGCCCTGCAACGAGTCGAAGGGGCGACCAAGCTGCCGTCTGGCGAACCTGGCTTGTTTAGTATCTTCAACATGTTCCGCCTGCATCATGGGATCGATTTTGCTTTGTACAAGCCGGCGACTATCCACAGGCGGCTTGAGCGGCGTATGCAAATCAGCGGGTTTACCGATTTAGACAAGTATGCCGTTCACATTGAGGAAGATGAAGAAGAACGTGACTACCTGTTTCGGGATTTGCTGGTTGAGGTTACACAGTTCTTCCGCGACGAAGCGGCGTTTCGAAGGTTGAGGGAAGATATCATTCCACAGCTGGTTGATCGTTCGGAGGCCGGTGAAGAAATTCGCATCTGGGTTCCCGGTTGCGCGACGGGTGAAGAAGCGTATTCGATGGCAATTCTTTTTGACGAGGCAATTGCGAACGCGAACCGCAGCCAGGACTTCAAGGTCTTTGCCACGGACGTGCACCGCACATCTTTGGAAACCGCAAGTACAGCTGTCTACCCTATTCAGGCGTTAGAGGTTGTTCCTGCTGATCTGCAGGGACGATATTTCACCAAATCTAACGGCTTGTGCCACATTAAACGAGAGGTGCGGCAAAAGGTCATCTTCGCAGCCAACGATTTGACGTCAGATCCGCCGTTCACCCGTCTTGATCTTATCAGCTGCCGCAACGTTCTGATCTATCTGGAACCGAAAGTACAGAAGCGAGTCTTGTCTCTTTTCCATTTTGGCTTGAAGACAGGTGGAACTCTGTTTTTAGGCCCGAGTGAATCAGTGAGCGACCTTGAGTCTGAATTTGACACCATTGATCGGCACTGGAGAATTTACCGCAAACGTCGCGATGTGCGTCTGCCGGAAGCAACGCGAATGCCAATGACACCCGTGCTAAGCAGTGTGGTGCTCGAAAAACACAATGGAATCGTCGCATCACCCTTCAAAGCAGAACGGGCCGCATGGGTTTCAACAGCGATGGAGGATCTGCTGACAAGGTACGTCCCACCCAGCCTGATGATCAACGACCAGCAGGAATTAGTGCATACGTTCGGTGATGCCAGAAAGCTTCTGGTGCAGCCGGAAGGTCGCCCCACACTAGACGCGTTGAAAATGCTCGATGGGGAAATGCGGACCGCAGTCAGCACGGCGCTGCATCGAGCAAGACAGGAAAATCAGGCAGTCACGTTGAAAGGGATTCGTCGCGAAATGGACAACTCAGACGAATTCGAACTCTACAAGGTCAAGGTGGAACCGTATCGGAAAGCGAATCGAAACCTATACCTGGTAATCCTCGAAAAGCAACAGGAAACGCTAGCGGCAGATGCATCAATCATCGAAGAATTGCGTCGAGAGGACCGTTCTGATGAGCGAATCCTGCAACTTGAGCGTGAGCTTAACTACACACGGGAAACGCTGCAGGCCACCGTGGAAGAATTGGAATCAAGCAACGAAGAGCTGCAGGCCACCAATGAAGAACTGATCGCGTCCAACGAAGAACTGCAGAGTACCAATGAAGAACTGCACAGCGTGAACGAAGAGCTTTATACGGTGAATTCCGAGCACAAGCAGAAGATTGAGGAACTCACGCAGCTCACGAGTGACATGGACAACCTTCTTAAAAGCACCGACATTGGCACGATCTTCCTGGATCATGAGTTTCGGATTCGCATGTACACGCCCGCGATTTCTGCAGCGTTCAATGTCATGGAACAGGATATCGGACGGCCGATCGATAATATTGCTTACAAACTGGACAGCCCCAACCTGCTGGCTGACGCGGCTGAGGTATTGAGTACTTTGCAGGCGAAAGAGGTTGAGGTTCAGAGTGCCGATGGCAGCGTCTACCTTCAACGAATGCAGCCTTACCGCACAGAGAATGATGCTGTCCAGGGCGTTGTGCTGACAACGACTGACATCACGGCTCTGCGGGAGGCCGAACAGGCGCAGCGCAGCATGATGACGCAGATTAATGAAGAACTGCCAGACTTCGCATATGCGGTGTCTCACGACCTTCAGGCCCCGCTTCGCCACATCAGCCAGTACTCGAAAATTCTTGATGAAGCGGCGGAATCCGGTCAAGTTGAGCAGATCCCCAAAGCGACGAAAGTCATTCACGATAGCGCAAACGCCATGCACACAATGCTTGGCGGATTGCTTTCGTATTCACGGATTAACAGTCGCGCCCGCCCCATGGCACCTGTGGAACTATCTGAGGTGCTTGACGAGGCCGTCAAAAGTTTATCGGGCACCATTGAGTTTAATCAGGCGAACTTTATGGTCGACAAGCTACCGGTCGTGTCCGGAGATCGTGCACAGTTGCAAACGGTATTTTTCCACCTGTTTGACAATGCGATCAAGTATCGATCTGAGGAACAGCCACAGGTCAATGTCAGCTATCACCGGGCTGACGGATTCGTGGTGATTTCCGTTGCGGACAACGGCATCGGAATTGACGAACGACACAAGGACCGTGTGTTCACAATTTTTAAGCGTTTGGGTTATAAGGAAGATGCACCAGGCATTGGGATTGGATTGGCTTTGTGCAAGCGCATTGTTGTCAGGCATGGAGGAAGGATCTGGGTGGAACCAAATTCGCCAGTTGGCAGTATCTTTAAATTTACGTTGCGCGAATTCGCGCCGGTGCCTCCGTCCGCGATGCATTCAGATTCGGATCTCGGAACATGA
- a CDS encoding response regulator, with product MLENEKVIEILLVEDSVTDAELTLEALKEGRLQNNVHHVSDGEKAMAYLRREGDYRDASRPDLILLDLNMPRMDGRDVLKEMRNDENLKVIPVVVLTTSNYDKDILQSYGLAANNYIVKPVDLTQFFHVIQQVSHFWVKIVALPPPRND from the coding sequence ATGCTTGAAAACGAAAAGGTGATTGAAATCCTGCTGGTTGAGGACAGCGTGACGGATGCCGAATTGACGCTGGAGGCGTTGAAAGAAGGCCGTCTGCAGAACAACGTCCATCACGTGTCGGACGGTGAGAAGGCGATGGCGTATCTGCGGAGAGAAGGTGACTACCGGGACGCGAGCCGACCTGATCTCATATTACTGGATTTGAATATGCCGCGAATGGACGGGCGTGACGTTCTGAAAGAGATGCGTAATGACGAAAATCTGAAGGTCATTCCCGTCGTCGTCCTCACAACATCAAACTACGACAAAGACATTTTGCAGTCCTACGGTCTCGCAGCAAACAACTACATCGTGAAGCCCGTGGACCTGACCCAATTCTTCCACGTGATTCAGCAGGTCAGCCACTTCTGGGTCAAGATTGTCGCGTTACCTCCGCCCCGGAATGATTAA